One Bos taurus isolate L1 Dominette 01449 registration number 42190680 breed Hereford chromosome 3, ARS-UCD2.0, whole genome shotgun sequence DNA window includes the following coding sequences:
- the HSD17B7 gene encoding 3-keto-steroid reductase/17-beta-hydroxysteroid dehydrogenase 7, whose translation MRKVVLITGASSGVGLALCRRLLEEDDALHLCLACRNMSKAEAVRTSLLASHPAAEVSIVQVDVSSLPSVFQATKELKQRFQRLDYVYLNAGIMPNPQLNIKALFRGLFSRKVIHMFSTAEGLLTQNDKITPDGLQEVFETNVFGHFILIQELESLLCHSESPSQLIWTSSRNAKKSNFSFEDVQHSKGQEPYSSSKYAIDLLSVALNRHFNHQGLYSSVVCPGTMLTNLTYGILPPFVWMLIMPIIWLLRFFANAFTLTPHNGTEALVWLFHQKPESLNPLVKYLSATTGFGSNYVTSKKMDLDEDTAEKFYQKLLKLEKEIRVTIQKTNNQN comes from the exons TGGCGTGGGCCTAGCCCTCTGCAGGCGGTTGCTGGAAGAAGATGATGCACTTCACCTGTGCTTGGCGTGCAGGAACATGAGCAAAGCAGAAGCTGTCCGCACCTCTCTACTGGCCTCCCACCCTGCTGCTGAGGTCTCCATCGTGCAGGTGGATGTCAGCAGCCTGCCGTCGGTGTTCCAGGCCACCAAGGAGCTCAAGCAAAG GTTTCAGAGATTAGACTATGTATATCTAAATGCTGGGATCATGCCTAATCCACAGCTAAATATCAAAGCACTTTTCCGTGGTCTCTTTTCAAG AAAAGTGATTCATATGTTCTCCACAGCTGAAGGACTGCTGACCCAGAATGACAAGATAACCCCTGATGGGCTCCAGGAGGTGTTTGAAACCAATGTCTTTGGCCACTTTATCCTG ATTCAGGAACTAGAATCTCTCCTGTGTCACAGTGAGAGTCCATCTCAGCTCATTTGGACATCATCTCGCAATGCAAAGAAATCTAATTTCAGCTTTGAGGATGTCCAGCACAGCAAAGGCCAGGAGCCCTACAGCTCTTCCAAATACGCGATTGACCTTCTGAGTGTGgctttgaacagacacttcaacCATCAG GGTCTGTATTCCAGTGTAGTGTGCCCAGGTACGATGCTGACCAATTTGACATATGGAATTCTACCTCCCTTTGTGTGGATGTTAATCATGCCAATCATATGGCTG ttaCGCTTTTTTGCAAACGCTTTCACGTTGACACCTCACAATGGAACAGAAGCACTG GTCTGGCTTTTCCACCAAAAGCCCGAGTCTCTCAATCCTCTGGTGAAATATCTGAGTGCCACCACTGGCTTTGGAAGCAATTATGTGACGTCCAAAAAG ATGGACCTAGATGAAGACACTGCTGAAAAATTTTACCAAAAGCTACTGAAACTTGAAAAGGAGATTAGGGtcaccattcaaaaaaccaaTAACCAGAACTGA
- the HSD17B7 gene encoding 3-keto-steroid reductase/17-beta-hydroxysteroid dehydrogenase 7 isoform X2 codes for MRKVVLITGASSGVGLALCRRLLEEDDALHLCLACRNMSKAEAVRTSLLASHPAAEVSIVQVDVSSLPSVFQATKELKQRFQRLDYVYLNAGIMPNPQLNIKALFRGLFSRFRN; via the exons TGGCGTGGGCCTAGCCCTCTGCAGGCGGTTGCTGGAAGAAGATGATGCACTTCACCTGTGCTTGGCGTGCAGGAACATGAGCAAAGCAGAAGCTGTCCGCACCTCTCTACTGGCCTCCCACCCTGCTGCTGAGGTCTCCATCGTGCAGGTGGATGTCAGCAGCCTGCCGTCGGTGTTCCAGGCCACCAAGGAGCTCAAGCAAAG GTTTCAGAGATTAGACTATGTATATCTAAATGCTGGGATCATGCCTAATCCACAGCTAAATATCAAAGCACTTTTCCGTGGTCTCTTTTCAAG ATTCAGGAACTAG
- the HSD17B7 gene encoding 3-keto-steroid reductase/17-beta-hydroxysteroid dehydrogenase 7 isoform X1 — MRKVVLITGASSGVGLALCRRLLEEDDALHLCLACRNMSKAEAVRTSLLASHPAAEVSIVQVDVSSLPSVFQATKELKQRFQRLDYVYLNAGIMPNPQLNIKALFRGLFSRLGNDVRQKENSSDFPI; from the exons TGGCGTGGGCCTAGCCCTCTGCAGGCGGTTGCTGGAAGAAGATGATGCACTTCACCTGTGCTTGGCGTGCAGGAACATGAGCAAAGCAGAAGCTGTCCGCACCTCTCTACTGGCCTCCCACCCTGCTGCTGAGGTCTCCATCGTGCAGGTGGATGTCAGCAGCCTGCCGTCGGTGTTCCAGGCCACCAAGGAGCTCAAGCAAAG GTTTCAGAGATTAGACTATGTATATCTAAATGCTGGGATCATGCCTAATCCACAGCTAAATATCAAAGCACTTTTCCGTGGTCTCTTTTCAAG actaggaaatgatgttagacaaaaagaaaattcaagtgattttcCTATTTGA